The genomic segment TTCATCAATTTCTACCTTTGCAAGTTCAATTCCAGGAACAGGCCCTGGGGCAACGCATTGACCAATTGACGGAGCTTTTTTTGGCCCAACGCAAACGCACCGGGGGGGAACGGGCTTTAAATATTTGCCATACCCAAGCTGTGATCTTGGCTAGGCGAGAATTGGGGGAATCGTTACTGGCGATCGCCAAAGATTTGCAGATGCCCTATGAGACGGCAAAAACCTATAGCAAGCGTGCCCAAAAAGCTTTTAAAGCCCAAGCCGAAAAATCCTAAACCCCAGGCGATCGTTCTTTGCTAGGTCTTTATTCTTCAAGAATATCCACTTTTTGGGTCAGAGTCATGGTTGACTAGCTAACCATTGCTCGATAATTTCCTTCATCAAGGTCGAAATATCCACCCCGCGATTTTGGGCAATTTTTTCCAGCTTTTGATCCCGCTCATCACTCAACTTCAGAGTCACCCGGCGTTTCTTGACCTCTACTTTTTCTTCCTTTGCTTGCAATTCCCGCTGTTCCGCCCGATGTTGAGCTAATCGTTCCATCGCTTCTGAAAGTGTCCCAGCCTGGGACACAATTGGTTCGTTTGTTGCAAGTTCAATATAGCGATAGGCGGTGGATTTGCTTACTTCAATCCGTTCTAGCCAGCCTCGAAAGCCCCCAGTTTGGCGATCGTAAGTAAACTGTTGCTTCGCCATTAACAACGCTTTGCCTGCAATTAGGCCAGCTTGCAGTGCATTTCCTAAATGAGATTGGAAAGATTGGTGGGCAGCCTTAACAATATCCTCTAGCTCCACTAGGGTGGCGCCGTTCATATCAATTTCTTTCAATGGAGTTATGGGATCGGCAGCTTGGGCAAAGATGCCTTGCTGTTCTGCGGACGTAACTCGAATTTCAGGAACCGATAGTTTTTTTGACATCACACTGTACTTGTAACCATTGCCATATTTGTAGAATATCCCCTCCAGCATCTGTATTTGGGAAATCAGCGGCGACTTGTCCCTGGGACCACCAATCTCGATGGCTTGCCCGTTCCCGCACCGGCGTTAAACAAATGGGGACATTCAAGGGAGCTAGGGAAGTTATGATTCCGTCTGCATGGGCACGGGGGTGAAGTCGGTTGAGTAACATCGCAGTGGGACGATGGGCGTTTCGCACCAACTCCAAAGTGGCAGGTAAGGCATCCAGCGTTGCTTGGTCATAGACAACCGGAACTAAAACTACATCCGCAACAGATAGTGCATCATGGACCCCGGAGACGGAAGCGCCGGGTAAATCAACAATGGCTTTTTTCAAGGCTTTCAACCGAATCGCCACTCTTCCCAAAGAAACATCCACAACTTCCGGATTGTCAGGCCCACGGCGATCGGCCCAATAACAACACGTTGCTTGGGGATCTGCGTCAAGTAGTGGACTGCCAGAAATGACGGCTAAATTGGCCGCGATTGTGCTCTTTCCAACTCCTCCCTTGCCATTAAATACGACTATTTTCACCAAGCTCCTCCGAAAAATGAAAAGTAATCCGATCCATCCTAACTACTTAGCGTTGTAGGCTGGCCTAGAGAGTTTAATCGGCAAAAATTTTATTTACTTCAACCATCCAGATGATCATAGAATGCTCGACTTAGGTAGGTTATGCTAATTAATCAATCCCCAATCGCACCTCTGGTTGATTTGTTTCTCCATGAGCGAGCCTTCAAGCGATGTCAATTAACCTATCGGGTTGGTTGATTTTGCCATGGAGATCTGTATCTACTTGCCAGATTGTTAGCGAAAGAGGAGTCCCCGTAAGTCCAAAAAATTAAAAATGGTTGCTTTGCCCTCACCGTCCTAGGCAACATCGAAAGAATTCAGATTGCTTCTGCCCAGTCTAGATCTGGAGGAGGTCTGCTCCAAGAGCCCGCTATCGTCACCCCCGGTTGAACATAGTCCGCTCCCTGGGGGATAACCTTCACTAGTTATTTAGGACACGTATAGGAAGGCAATGTGAAGGATTTGTTTTACCCTAATCTCGGGGCAGGAGGAAAAGAAGAAGAGAAGCCTGTACCCGACTCCAGGGGTCAGAGTATAGCCAATCTTGGCTGGACGGTTGCGCTGAGCCCACTTCTGGAAGCCGCAGGTGCCGATGGGTTGTCCGTCAGCTTGATTGACCAGCACCCAGCGGGTGTAGGTGTCATCGGTGGGCTGCACGAACAAATCCACAATGTTCTGGTCCTCCTTCAGACTGGAGATCGCCGAGTGATCCAACGGGTACCGGTTCACCGTTGGGTCTGAAAAGTGGTAAAAGACAAACTCCAGATCCGTCTGTGCAAGGGTGGCAGGTGTAGTCTTGGACTTGCAAGGTCTAGGAGGGGATGCATGGGATCAATGGGAGGTCACTTTACGTTTCAGGATTTGCTGCCGTTGAGAATCTGGGAGTTTAGCAATGGCAGTGCGCAACACTAACCGAGGCAGTTGCCCGCGATAGCGCAGCACAAATTCAAAAACATCGTCAGGGTAAGACTTGCTGGCCTCTTTCAGCATCCAACCGCAGCCTTTTTGCACTAGCTCGTCCTCCTCCTCCAGCAAACATTCCGCTACCATTAGTGCATCGGCCAACAGCAACCCCCGCCTCAGACCATAGATTAAGCTAACGGCAGCGGCCCGGCGCAGCCAACGGTTCGCTTCCCTAGTCCAAGGGATTACCCGCAGAGCAACTCCTGGAAATGTAGCGATGACCAGGCCCAGGGAGTGGGTACACAGATCATCGCAGTCAGGCCAACTGTTAACATACTGGCGCAGCCAGGACTCGAAGAGGTCGAAATGGTGAGCTTCGAGGTGAGCGCTATGGCGAAAGTTCCAATCAAAGGCGATCAACCTACATTCGTATGCCCCGGATCGTAACAGGACTTCGCAGTGTTCTAGTAGCTCCGACAAGGAAAGGTGGCGCAGTTCCCTGAAATACTGAGCAGACAGTTGCCGCACCTTGGGAGTCGGTACCCCTAGAAAGTCCTGGACATCCACATTGAAAAGGGTGGCAATGCGATCTGGATAGCTCGCATCCGCCTGGGTACGTAAATCGGACAGCAGGGAATTCAGCAGCGATTGGGGGTCCCAGGAGTTCATGAAAAGTAAGTCAATTCGAGGGGGAGTTACCACCTAGTTTCTAGAGTACCGGCAAGAGCGGTCAACATCGGTGGATTTGAGATAGAAGAACATGGCCTGTTCAACAAGGGGCTGTAGCGACCGGCAATCATCGGCGTAGGACTACATCATATGAAAGTATCGAGGGATACCCTACAAAGAAAACGACCGTTTTCCTTGCTCTTACGGTTGGTGTCGCTGACCATGGGTATAGAATCAAACAACTCGTCTAGAAAACAAAGCTAGATTTATCCCCTTAACCTATCTTTTTTAGCGCTATGGAGGGAGGAAGTGTGCTCATTGGTTATGTGCGGGTATCAAAGTCAGATAGCTCCCAGGTGGTGGACCTAGAGGTAGATGCTCTAAGGGAAGCTGGTGTGGAGGAAGCCCGCATCTACAGGGACCTTGTCTCCGGTAAGACCTCAACTCGTCCAGGACTAGATGCTTGTCTGAAGGCCCTACAACCGGGTAATACTCTGGTGGTGTGGAAGCTAGACCGACTGGGGCGTGACCTTAAACACCTGATCGCGATTGTTGATAATCTCCGCAACCAGAATATTGGCTTTAAGGTGTTAGCAGGAGCAGGAGCAGATATCGACACCAGCATCACCAACGGAAGACTCTTCTTTGCTGTCTTTACGGCACTGGCAGAATATGAACGGGAACTGATCGCGGAACGCACCAAGGCAGGACTGCAAGCTGAACGGGCCCGAGGTCGGCTAGGAGGGCGACCCCGCAGGATGGACAAAACAACCGTGACTATGGCGATGAATGCCATGGCTGACCCCCTGCCTGTGCCAAGGATGTGGCTGCTAGGTTGGGAATTACCACCGCTACCCTCTACAGCTACGTTAACGGTGATGGCACCCTCAAGCCAGCTGGCGAAGGACTATTGGAAGGAAGTCATCGGTAATTCTATCCATCGTCTTGACATACGGCAAATTGCCGTATAGCTTTGACTTATAGCTAGTATCTTGCTCAAATCCCCATGACCCCAACACCGAAGTCACAGTCTATGGCGAGGTTAGAAGCTCGTATCAACCCAGAGACAAAAGCGTTGATGCAGAAAGCTGCGGATT from the Synechocystis sp. PCC 7338 genome contains:
- a CDS encoding CopG family transcriptional regulator, yielding MSKKLSVPEIRVTSAEQQGIFAQAADPITPLKEIDMNGATLVELEDIVKAAHQSFQSHLGNALQAGLIAGKALLMAKQQFTYDRQTGGFRGWLERIEVSKSTAYRYIELATNEPIVSQAGTLSEAMERLAQHRAEQRELQAKEEKVEVKKRRVTLKLSDERDQKLEKIAQNRGVDISTLMKEIIEQWLASQP
- a CDS encoding P-loop NTPase, whose product is MKIVVFNGKGGVGKSTIAANLAVISGSPLLDADPQATCCYWADRRGPDNPEVVDVSLGRVAIRLKALKKAIVDLPGASVSGVHDALSVADVVLVPVVYDQATLDALPATLELVRNAHRPTAMLLNRLHPRAHADGIITSLAPLNVPICLTPVRERASHRDWWSQGQVAADFPNTDAGGDILQIWQWLQVQCDVKKTIGS
- a CDS encoding GNAT family N-acetyltransferase, whose translation is MNRYPLDHSAISSLKEDQNIVDLFVQPTDDTYTRWVLVNQADGQPIGTCGFQKWAQRNRPAKIGYTLTPGVGYRLLFFFSSCPEIRVKQILHIAFLYVS
- a CDS encoding DNA alkylation repair protein yields the protein MNSWDPQSLLNSLLSDLRTQADASYPDRIATLFNVDVQDFLGVPTPKVRQLSAQYFRELRHLSLSELLEHCEVLLRSGAYECRLIAFDWNFRHSAHLEAHHFDLFESWLRQYVNSWPDCDDLCTHSLGLVIATFPGVALRVIPWTREANRWLRRAAAVSLIYGLRRGLLLADALMVAECLLEEEDELVQKGCGWMLKEASKSYPDDVFEFVLRYRGQLPRLVLRTAIAKLPDSQRQQILKRKVTSH